GGCCGCCGTAATGCCTATTCCGTGAACTGGTCGCGCCTCCTGGACCAGGAGGCGGGGCCAGCTTTCACCATGGGCGAGTGGCTAAGCCTAATTCAGAGAGGGGTGCAAGGCCTCGGCCCTCAGCCAGGCCAGGATACGGGCGGGATGCCGTAACGCTCGCTCCCCCCCACTACGAAGAACTCCACGATGCCATACCCCTCGTCGTCCCCGAGCCGAAAACGGCACAGCTGGTCGAACCCCACGGCCTGCTGGTCGGCCTGGGCCAGAGCCTTGGAGTCGTCCTCTGACCACCTGGGCCCTGGGCCACCGATGAAGATGGATGTCAGCTCCTGGGCCTCCAACTCCCAGTGCCCACCCCCCTCCAAAGCCAAGCGGAAGAGGCCTCGGCGGGGCCTACGCGTCCCTGGCCACAGCTCCAGCTCATGTGCCATGCCCGAGAACCTGGTGATGGGGCCCTCCTCGGGCACCTTGGCCCCATCGAAGTGGACTGCCTGGCCAGCCCGCGTCTCCCACAGCCAGGCAGTGATGCAGTACTGGGGAAACTGGGCGGAGACCCAGATCCACACGTCCACGTCCTGCAACACCCTGATGCCCCAAGACCGGTCGCGCATCCCCACCAACCCTTCTGATAACGTCACCGGGCCGATCCGGAACTGGCCACGGTAGCGCCCGGCCTGAGTATAGTGGTACTGGCGCACCACCAGGCGCCCATCCTTGCTCCACTCGATGGGGGAGAAGGCGAAGGGCGGGCACCGGGCCTGGAACTCCAGGGAGGCGGCGATATCGTTCTCGGGGTCGGAGAGCTGCAGACGCCAGCTTTTCATGGGTTCCACCACCTGGAAGGAGAGCCCCTCCACCTGCATGTTATGGCGGTCTCCCTCCATGGCGCGGAAGCGGTAACAGGAGTAATGTTGCCCCTCATAGACCACAAATAGGTAGGCGTCCATGGCCTGGCGGTTGGGGTAGGCACCTAGGCCAGTGATAGCTACAAACCTGCCATTCCAGTCGTGGATGTTGAAGTAGAAACGGTCCTGCCAAGCCTGGTGGTCGGAGGCCACCTGGGCGATAGGCTTCTCCGTCTGGTGGACTAAGAACTCGTCCAAGGGCCCGATCATCTCTTCCCTCCCTTCAAGTCCACCGATATGATAGCAGCAGGCCCTGGGCCCGAAAAGGAGCCCATATACGATGGAGGGATGCCTATGCGTTGGATGGTCAAGCCATGGCCCTGGCAGCCCCCTAAGGTGGCCCTGGTGGAGGTGCACGGCCCCCTTCTCCAAAGTGGCCGAGTAGGAGAGCTAGCGCGGGCTATCACCGCCCTGGCCCAACAGCCCTGGGTGCGGGCTGCAGTGGTGGACATAGACTCATCCGGGGGCTCGGCCACCCTGGCTGAGCAGCTTCACCGGGCCGTGGGCCGTCTCTCCCAGAGCAAGCCGGTGGTGGCCTACGTGAGCAATGTGGCCCTCTCGGGTGCCTACCTGGTAGCCTGTGCCGCCCGCCGCATCGTGGCCCCGCCCACTGCCCTCGTGGGGTCCATCGGCGTCATCATCGCCAGGCCAGTGGTGCGGGAGCTGCTGGAGAGGATCGGCGTGCGCATGTTCGTCAGCC
The Dehalococcoidia bacterium DNA segment above includes these coding regions:
- the sppA gene encoding signal peptide peptidase SppA, giving the protein MPMRWMVKPWPWQPPKVALVEVHGPLLQSGRVGELARAITALAQQPWVRAAVVDIDSSGGSATLAEQLHRAVGRLSQSKPVVAYVSNVALSGAYLVACAARRIVAPPTALVGSIGVIIARPVVRELLERIGVRMFVSRVGEHKDMMQPWREPTPEEVEKLAALRDEYYEWFIRRVAEARRLPLEEVRRYATGEFFTASRARELGLVDDLGDLEMALDMACEMGRTPRQLVSVRPRRPLLERILSPVGAALAERMLQEVEARLHMQVLLHP